The following are from one region of the Papaver somniferum cultivar HN1 unplaced genomic scaffold, ASM357369v1 unplaced-scaffold_132, whole genome shotgun sequence genome:
- the LOC113332704 gene encoding uncharacterized protein LOC113332704 — protein sequence MAVTHADLAPGNQYSDLGSKTGVFLMFLSILFGLGSFILCLIAETTRSQVSWVVSNIKGEERYECIYSASGRIPLVCACGAFLGLAVAMVMEHAYMLIAVSKSSPPAIIAWSTQDSNSVKSLTWRAGFFFITTWICFAVAEVLLLIGLGVESGHLRKWWRPRPSCLVIREGLFLAAGVFGLTTVFLASGLYLTALRAQKLRQEEENFRHEIFQTSILYASPPRSPRGRLFVENVVGDNPVTNRQEHHTIQPLQREPQSFVFHKPISSNQLGDDAFLQ from the exons ATGGCAGTTACCCATGCCGATCTTGCCCCGGGTAATCAGTATTCTGATTTAGGTAGTAAAACTGGTGTTTTTCTTATGTTCTTGTCTATTCTATTTGGTCTTGGTAGTTTCATTCTTTGCCTCATTGCCGAAACAACAAGATCTCAG GTTTCATGGGTTGTTTCGAATATTAAGGGTGAAGAGAGATATGAATGCATATATAGTGCTAGTGGGAGGATACCATTAGTATGTGCTTGTGGCGCATTTCTTGGTTTGGCCGTTGCAATGGTCATGGAACATGCTTACATGCTAATTGCTGTGAGTAAATCATCACCTCCGGCTATAATTGCTTGGAGTACTCAGGATTCAAACTCCGTCAAGAGTCTTACATGGCGAGCCGGATTTTTTTTCATCACAACTTG GATTTGCTTTGCGGTGGCAGAGGTGCTATTGTTGATTGGGCTCGGAGTTGAATCAGGTCATCTAAGGAAATGGTGGAGACCGAGACCGAGTTGCCTGGTCATTCGTGAAGGTTTATTTTTGGCTGCTGGAGTATTTGGCTTAACCACGGTGTTCCTTGCTTCAGGCTTATATTTGACGGCATTGCGAGCACAAAAACTCCgccaagaagaagaaaattttcgaCATGAAATATTCCAAACGTCAATTTTGTATGCTTCTCCACCAAGATCACCTCGAGGAAGGCTTTTTGTCGAGAACGTGGTTGGGGATAATCCGGTTACTAATAGACAAGAACATCACACCATACAGCCATTACAGAGAGAACCTCAATCTTTTGTCTTCCACAAACCTATATCGAGTAATCAATTAGGAGACGATGCCTTCCTTCAATGA
- the LOC113333304 gene encoding calmodulin-binding protein 60 A-like has protein sequence MVTKRHYDEESDDDARESKRPHNTLESALRGELVVEEFVGALVNCFRKVLREELDCRFPSCSLSSQRPPVNQIQASRPRGFRLQFVNNLPKLHFTGARVLADGSVPLQVVILDGDLNVVRTGPLSSLKIEIFALDGDFGTDEQEDWSEKQFDESIKRAREGKRPLVIGEVCVNLVNGSGLLSDITVTDNSSWVRSGKFRLGARVVQPFNTDRIREARTGSFVVRDHRGQGYQKHFPPWPCDEVWRLKKIRKDGVFHQRLADMGILTVENFLRLFFTDSSALLKAFDNGTASKTWEAIIRHAKTCPPDNRTFVHAAGQECRLFFNSFYDLTGASFDGGRSYIPLANIPPSQMILVEAMKRYAYDHQNEIVEIDWMRAHVHPIALPIESAANPEPALDLLLPNFQTTNQVQPVTRLGLAYEDHCQHKDVTIAAPGHHRTTECVTIHSNNFMTGESSGHAVTNEHFAGDFNFSHVQTPMCFPNTWDHGMDIGYDYLSYMPDATLNINRNSSRIGWFKIKAFVRFLCQKKNKSLYTPSLHCSSSAARILNL, from the exons atggtAACAAAAAGGCATtatgatgaagaatcagatgatgaCGCCCGTGAATCAAAGCGACCACACAACACTCTTGAATC GGCTTTGAGAGGAGAACTGGTTGTCGAGGAGTTCGTGGGAGCGCTGGTAAATTGTTTCCGGAAAGTG TTGCGGGAGGAACTGGATTGTCGGTTTCCATCATGTTCACTATCATCTCAAAG ACCTCCTGTCAATCAAATTCAAGCATCACGACCAAGAGGCTTTAGGTTGCAGTTTGTGAATAACTTACCCAAGTTGCACTTCACGGGTGCTAGAGTTTTAGCAGACGGAAGTGTACCACTCCAGGTGGTTATTCTGGATGGTGATCTAAATGTAGTGAGAACTGGGCCTCTGTCCTCTCTCAAGATCGAGATTTTTGCACTTGATGGTGACTTCGGTACAGACGAACAAGAAGATTGGTCGGAAAAGCAATTTGATGAGTCTATCAAACGAGCAAGAGAGGGCAAAAGGCCCTTGGTTATTGGAGAAGTGTGTGTCAACCTCGTCAATGGGAGCGGCCTTCTATCCGACATCACTGTAACTGACAACTCCAGCTGGGTAAGGAGTGGGAAATTCAGGCTGGGGGCTCGAGTGGTCCAACCCTTCAATACTGATAGGATTAGAGAAGCAAGAACTGGATCATTTGTAGTACGGGATCACCGGGGACAAg GTTACCAGAAACACTTTCCTCCATGGCCATGTGACGAGGTTTGGCGATTGAAGAAGATAAGGAAAGATGGTGTTTTTCATCAACGCCTGGCTGACATGGGAATATTAACAGTCGAAAACTTCTTGAGGCTTTTTTTTACTGATTCTTCTGCCCTTCTCAAG GCATTTGACAATGGTACGGCAAGTAAGACATGGGAAGCCATCATCCGACATGCCAAAACTTGTCCTCCAGACAACAGGACTTTTGTGCATGCTGCTGGACAAGAGTGTCGCCTCTTTTTCAATTCATTCTATGATCTTACTGGGGCATCATTTGATGGTGGCCGGAGTTATATACCTCTAGCTAATATCCCTCCATCTCAAATG ATCTTGGTTGAGGCTATGAAGCGGTATGCGTATGACCACCAGAATGAAATCGTTGAAATCGATTGGATGCGTGCACATGTCCATCCAATCGCCCTACCAATTGAATCAGCTGCCAATCCGGAACCAGCCCTGGATTTGTTGCTTCCAAACTTCCAAACCACCAATCAAG TTCAACCTGTAACTCGTCTAGGTTTGGCCTACGAAGATCACTGTCAGCACAAAGATGTTACTATTGCAGCACCAGGTCATCACCGAACTACGGAGTGTGTTACAATCCACAGCAACAATTTCATGACAGGTGAATCATCAGGTCATGCAGTCACAAATGAGCATTTTGCAGGAGATTTCAACTTCTCTCATGTTCAAACACCAATGTGTTTTCCAAATACGTGGGATCATGGGATGGACATAGGATATGATTATCTCTCGTATATGCCTGACGCGACCCTCAACATAAATAGGAATTCCAGCAGGATAGGATGGTTCAAGATAAAAGCTTTTGTTAGGTTCCTTTGTCAGAAAAAAAACAAGTCACTGTACACGCCATCACTGCACTGCAGCTCGTCTGCAGCAAGAATATTGAACCTTTGA